The Acinetobacter calcoaceticus sequence GCTGTTGCCATGTCACGACCATCTGCAACCAAACCAGGATTTTGTGCAAAAGCTCTTTGTCGCTCAAATAATGCCTGTCTAAGTTCTGGAATTGCTGCAACTTTCGATGCATATTCACCAATCCGTTCTGTACGAATTGTTTGGGATACATCCTCGCCATCTAGAAAAACTAAAATTCCTGTTGTGGATGTTTCAAATTTGATATCTAGTTGACGTGCATATTGAATGCATTCATCGAGCTGACTGTCTAATTTCTCTAATAAATCATGTTTATGTAATGACAATCCTAATAAACGATATAAGGCACCCGAATCGAGTAAATGATATTGATAATGTGCTGCAAGTTTTGCGGCCAATGTTCCTTTACCCGAACCACTCGGACCATCAATAGTAATAATTTGAACTGTCATTGAACTCTCACTAAGAAGCAATTGCTTTAGCTAATCTCGAAAAGCCTAGTGTAATGGCTAGTTTTAGCTGTGCAAGGATTAATTTACTTACCACTGGAGCTTTTGCTGTTAACTCGATGCGGTATGTAACTAAAGTTATATATGGCGTAATTTCAGAAAACTCGATTCGACCTAAATGATGTTTAATCAAAGGATTGTCTATTAATTTATATTCAATACTTTTATTTTCTTCAAGTAATGTAATTTCTTCTTTAAGTGGCTTGATTGGACCAAATCCCATACGACGAACAGAGCCTAAACCATCAGGTCTTTTAGAATCTGCCGAGTCTTTCACACGTACAACTTGTAAAGGTGCAAAAGCAGTATTGTAAGTTGCATGTTTAGAGAGCAAGTTAAATACATCACTAAGAGGAGCATTAAATTCTTTTTTTACAGTAATTACATTACGCATTGAATATTTCCTATTAAATAGAATCATGGCAGTAAAATCGCGTTAGTTTGCCATAAGCTCGTGTTACTTTTTAATCATTTAAGGACGTTTTCTGTTGTTTTTCTTGTTTCTTTTGCTCACGTCTTTGTTTAAAAAAATGACTGAGTTGTTGGGCACATTTTTCTTGTAAACAACCTTGTTGAAAGGTAAATCTGTGATTGTAATAACCATGTTGTAGTAACTGACGAGCACTTACTAATGAACCTGCTTTAGGTTCTGTTGTACCAAAAACCACATGTTTGATTCTTGCATGTACTAATGCGCCTACACACATTGTGCATGGCTCAAGAGTGACATATAAAGTTGCATCTTCAGGCAATCGATAATTGTCTAATGATAAGCATGCTGCGCGGATAGCTTGAATTTCTGCATGTGCTGTTGGATCTAACAAACTAATTGGAGCATTATAGCCAGATCCAATTACTCGATTTTGGCTCACCACAACCGCACCAACAGGGATTTCACCCTGCTGTGCGGCTAATTCAGCTTGCTCGTATGCAAGCTGCATCCAATATTCATCACTATATTCAGTCATGTATTTTAGATGATCACACCATGTTGTCTAAGCAAAGCATTCCAGCTATCTATTGAAGTCACTGGCGGGCAATCAGCTAATATACCTCTTAAGCTTAGGTCTTCACATGGTTTCCATTCTGGTGATAAATCTTTATCAACTAAGCGCGCACGAACGCCTTCTACAAAGTCTGGATGACGAATTTTCCACTCAGAAATTTGAGCTTCTAAGTCAAAGACTTCATCCCAAGAATGTATTTGTTTACCCCATTGCCACAGCAACCAAGTAATTGCCGCAGTACTAGGAGATCCTTTTTGCAAGTTCTCACTTGCTTGGCGAAGCCAATCACTGCTCGCATCACGCAAACTAACAATAGCTTGATAATCTTGTTCAAAATTAAAGCCACGGCAAACGCTATGAATCACATCAAGTGAGTTTTGCAATGGACCTGCCGCAACAGGACGATGCAAGCTATTTAAAGTATCATCAATTGCGCGAAAATCCCCTGCAGGATAATGAGCCCAATTAATATTTAAAACTTTTTGCAAAACATTATCACGCTGTGCTTCACAAATATGAGTTGCCCAACCGATGCTATATGCTCCAGCGGCTGTCATGATTGAACCAGTTAAACCAGTAAACAAACCTATTGGACCACGATCTGCTAGGAAACGGCTCGCCCCGACATCTGGATATAAACCAATATTAATCTCAGGCATTGCCAAACGAGAATATGGGGTTACTAGACGGAATGGTGCTGCCATAAACAAACCCAAACCACCACCCATAACATAGCCTTCACCCCAAACAACCACAGGTTTAGCATAATTATGTAATAGTAAGTCTAAAGCATATTCTTGCTGGAAAAACTTATTTGCAGTATCTACTTCTTGATTTATAACAAGTTGACGCAATTTCCTAACATCACCACCAGCACAAAAAGCTTTTGGTGTAGTTGAATCTAACCAAATTGCTTTAACGCTCTCATCATCACGAAAATCTTCAAATACACGTAATAATGCCGTTACGATTG is a genomic window containing:
- the cmk gene encoding (d)CMP kinase, whose translation is MTVQIITIDGPSGSGKGTLAAKLAAHYQYHLLDSGALYRLLGLSLHKHDLLEKLDSQLDECIQYARQLDIKFETSTTGILVFLDGEDVSQTIRTERIGEYASKVAAIPELRQALFERQRAFAQNPGLVADGRDMATAIFPEANAKIYLTASAESRAERRVKQLQGMGLDAKINDILANIQARDKRDMEREVAPLKPAKDAYIIDSSELTIDQVFKLMVEYVDSRTI
- a CDS encoding SRPBCC family protein translates to MRNVITVKKEFNAPLSDVFNLLSKHATYNTAFAPLQVVRVKDSADSKRPDGLGSVRRMGFGPIKPLKEEITLLEENKSIEYKLIDNPLIKHHLGRIEFSEITPYITLVTYRIELTAKAPVVSKLILAQLKLAITLGFSRLAKAIAS
- the tadA gene encoding tRNA adenosine(34) deaminase TadA, whose product is MTEYSDEYWMQLAYEQAELAAQQGEIPVGAVVVSQNRVIGSGYNAPISLLDPTAHAEIQAIRAACLSLDNYRLPEDATLYVTLEPCTMCVGALVHARIKHVVFGTTEPKAGSLVSARQLLQHGYYNHRFTFQQGCLQEKCAQQLSHFFKQRREQKKQEKQQKTSLND
- a CDS encoding enoyl-CoA hydratase/isomerase family protein, yielding MMNSPNVNNYHPDLVVEEAKNGWRIVRLNRPKSLHALDESIVTALLRVFEDFRDDESVKAIWLDSTTPKAFCAGGDVRKLRQLVINQEVDTANKFFQQEYALDLLLHNYAKPVVVWGEGYVMGGGLGLFMAAPFRLVTPYSRLAMPEINIGLYPDVGASRFLADRGPIGLFTGLTGSIMTAAGAYSIGWATHICEAQRDNVLQKVLNINWAHYPAGDFRAIDDTLNSLHRPVAAGPLQNSLDVIHSVCRGFNFEQDYQAIVSLRDASSDWLRQASENLQKGSPSTAAITWLLWQWGKQIHSWDEVFDLEAQISEWKIRHPDFVEGVRARLVDKDLSPEWKPCEDLSLRGILADCPPVTSIDSWNALLRQHGVII